In the Grimontia kaedaensis genome, one interval contains:
- a CDS encoding phospholipase D family protein — MAIPSIKISLLSLSFLLVGCDSPPDSVPISQQNHCEGKSAIERQSLSSYLAPYKDQLSDKTGVYVLEQGAEAMMSRAWLTESAEKSIDIQYFIFSVDNIGLIASDMLVKAAERGVKVRVLVDDIMIEARGDELLMLAGHENIEIKIYNPNVNIGKNLAEKVKVLLTDFHGLNQRMHNKIFVVDDQVAITGGRNIADEYFGFDHAYNFRDRDVFLAGKEVRTLTTSFEEYWNNDLSVSVEKLFPEDTFPKNPDFSRLHAYACNPENFNPEIRAEIEKVPETFRYLEELGKFRFIEDVEYIYDKPGKNDKSEFLGGGSVTQDKLVELADSAKESILIQTPYLVTTARDRVFLKELVDRGISIKILTNSLASNDNLEAFSGYQRDRKALLGTGVEIYEFKPDAKVRQRVMTEHMVKRLPTQPVFGLHAKTMTIDDHTTVIGTYNLDPRSANLNTESITIVRSEAITKDVRRAMEVELEPENAWRITEDFNPDDTVSTSKQLKVKLRRIVPKDIL; from the coding sequence TTGGCTATTCCCTCGATTAAAATCAGTTTGCTTTCGTTATCTTTCCTACTGGTTGGCTGTGACTCCCCGCCAGACAGCGTACCAATCTCTCAACAAAATCACTGTGAGGGAAAATCCGCGATAGAGCGCCAATCTCTCTCATCCTACTTAGCCCCTTACAAAGACCAACTGAGCGACAAAACTGGCGTTTATGTGTTAGAGCAGGGCGCGGAAGCCATGATGTCTAGGGCTTGGTTGACTGAAAGCGCAGAGAAATCCATCGATATCCAATACTTTATTTTCTCTGTGGACAACATCGGGTTGATAGCCAGTGACATGCTGGTAAAGGCCGCTGAGCGGGGCGTAAAAGTCCGAGTCCTCGTTGATGACATCATGATTGAAGCCCGTGGCGATGAACTGTTGATGTTGGCGGGTCATGAAAATATCGAGATCAAAATCTACAACCCCAACGTGAATATCGGGAAGAATCTTGCTGAAAAAGTGAAGGTACTGCTGACTGATTTCCATGGTTTGAACCAAAGGATGCACAACAAAATATTTGTGGTTGATGATCAGGTGGCCATTACTGGCGGGCGCAATATCGCAGACGAATACTTTGGGTTCGACCATGCCTATAACTTCAGAGACAGAGATGTGTTCTTAGCAGGAAAAGAAGTGAGAACGCTGACAACCTCTTTTGAAGAGTATTGGAATAACGATTTAAGCGTGAGCGTTGAAAAGCTTTTCCCTGAGGATACTTTCCCGAAAAATCCTGACTTCTCTCGCTTGCACGCTTATGCATGTAATCCAGAAAACTTTAACCCAGAAATTCGCGCTGAAATCGAAAAAGTACCTGAGACATTTCGTTATCTGGAAGAGCTGGGTAAGTTCAGGTTCATTGAAGATGTTGAATACATCTATGATAAGCCGGGTAAAAACGATAAGAGTGAATTCTTGGGTGGAGGCAGTGTCACGCAAGATAAACTGGTTGAACTTGCCGACAGTGCGAAAGAGAGCATCTTGATACAAACCCCTTACCTGGTGACAACAGCGCGCGACAGGGTATTTTTAAAAGAGCTTGTTGATCGTGGCATATCGATCAAAATCCTCACCAATAGCCTTGCATCCAATGACAACCTTGAAGCGTTCAGTGGTTATCAAAGAGATCGCAAAGCACTGCTTGGTACCGGCGTTGAGATATATGAATTTAAACCTGATGCCAAGGTAAGACAGAGGGTGATGACAGAGCATATGGTAAAGCGTTTGCCTACTCAGCCTGTCTTTGGGCTTCACGCAAAAACCATGACCATTGATGACCATACAACGGTGATTGGTACCTACAACCTCGATCCGAGAAGTGCAAACCTAAATACCGAAAGTATTACCATCGTAAGATCAGAGGCGATAACCAAGGATGTTCGCCGAGCAATGGAAGTGGAGTTAGAACCTGAGAATGCATGGCGAATTACTGAAGATTTCAACCCAGACGATACCGTGTCTACCTCAAAACAGTTAAAGGTGAAACTGCGAAGAATTGTGCCTAAAGACATCCTTTAA
- a CDS encoding M20 family metallopeptidase — protein MLNFDDLKAMVEINSWTKNKEGVDKHGRLIQSFMTSLGFKSEVYKRESVGNHLLFFTPVKSDKPRLLLLGHLDTVFPPGTFELFSQDEEWVYGPGVCDMKGGNFVAIEALRSLVNDGISITNIDFLLVSDEETGSDDSRYLTKSIANNYDACIDFEAAGVNHEVVIGRKGVATYQVQLTGKAAHAGNHYTSGADANLAAARMLIALNSLTDLNQGTTVNVGKMEGGIGANTISPNANLLVEARFTTSHEQEKILRSIEEIALNPKVEGVEATLSGGLQRDVMIPSPAQKALLNAFEQAIGYPLATESRGGVSDANLVSGAGVATLDGFGPFGDGDHTVKERASIASFERRINEVSKVLRLYTC, from the coding sequence ATGTTAAATTTTGATGATTTAAAGGCAATGGTAGAAATAAACTCTTGGACAAAGAACAAAGAGGGTGTAGACAAGCATGGTCGTTTAATACAATCTTTTATGACCTCATTGGGTTTTAAATCAGAAGTATATAAGCGTGAGAGTGTGGGGAATCACCTACTGTTTTTTACCCCCGTTAAATCTGACAAACCACGCCTTCTTCTTCTCGGCCACCTTGATACTGTTTTTCCACCCGGTACTTTTGAACTTTTTAGCCAAGATGAAGAATGGGTTTATGGTCCTGGCGTCTGTGATATGAAAGGAGGCAACTTTGTCGCTATCGAAGCCCTAAGAAGCCTGGTGAATGATGGTATTTCCATTACTAATATCGACTTTCTGCTCGTCAGTGATGAAGAAACCGGCAGTGATGACAGCCGGTACCTCACAAAATCCATCGCAAACAATTACGATGCATGCATCGATTTTGAGGCTGCCGGAGTCAATCATGAAGTGGTCATTGGAAGGAAAGGCGTGGCCACATATCAAGTCCAATTGACTGGCAAAGCAGCGCATGCAGGTAACCATTATACCTCAGGCGCAGATGCAAACCTTGCCGCTGCCCGAATGCTTATCGCTTTGAATTCCCTGACAGACCTTAATCAAGGAACGACGGTGAACGTGGGGAAAATGGAGGGGGGAATCGGTGCGAATACCATATCTCCGAACGCCAACCTACTCGTCGAGGCACGTTTTACCACTTCCCATGAACAAGAAAAGATTTTAAGGAGTATCGAAGAGATCGCGCTGAATCCAAAAGTAGAGGGGGTTGAAGCAACCCTGTCTGGTGGTCTTCAACGAGACGTGATGATTCCAAGTCCGGCGCAAAAAGCCTTGTTAAACGCATTTGAGCAAGCAATTGGCTACCCATTGGCAACCGAATCACGCGGCGGTGTCAGTGACGCTAATTTAGTATCAGGTGCAGGTGTCGCAACGCTTGACGGTTTTGGGCCCTTCGGAGATGGCGACCATACCGTCAAAGAACGCGCATCTATTGCAAGCTTCGAACGTAGAATTAATGAAGTAAGCAAGGTTCTTCGCCTTTACACATGCTAG